The Sesamum indicum cultivar Zhongzhi No. 13 linkage group LG6, S_indicum_v1.0, whole genome shotgun sequence genomic interval aattttttttttatgaaattataaatgagcaaattatctctttataaaaaaagtaatagcaatttatttctctgtactttttaaaatgaaacaatattaTCTCTGTTTAAAAaggttcattttaaaaaatacagagaggtaaaatactttttttttatatatatatagaaataatttactcatctGCAATATCACGAGAggattgcttgtatttttccccTATATTAAACAATGCTATATATGGGTGTAACATGTGATGTTAATGGGTTTTTAGAGTACTTTGAGaaagacataattttttgaatagaACAAAtgaatttggaaaataattgaaatcaagGACATCGACTATtacttctgttttttttttaaagtttttgtaACAACTAACATACGTGTTTACTATTGTTTAGAATATAGTGGGCCGGATTTTCCAAAAATGCCCATTACCCTTCAGATCTGAGATTGGAATTGGAATGGTTTCATCATTATGAAAAACGAATTTTTTGTGATAGTTTTCGGTTTTTCCGTTtactatgataaaaatatggcATGACCCCAATTGGCCCAGCGCGAATCCAATACAACCTTTTGTTCGGATATCTTGGCCCACTCCCATCTATTGGTCCATTTCCATCACCCGGCCCATTATCCAACCCGACTcctcttatatatttatcctcATTTTAACAAGTGAAAAATTTCATTCCTCTCTCTCTGCTATCAATGTCTCTCTCGTCGGCATCAATGTTTTCCCTCTTATTTGAGCCGTCGGTGTTTTCTGGTGAAAATAATCCGAACAACAAACTTTTTCCCCCTCCTTTTCTCTTGCTCCTGATCAAAAGTTGTTCATGAACAAGTTTTCCTAAATGGAAATTTTTGAGTGGTTCTTGAGTGCTCCTTTGTAGTGTGGTCCAAAGCAACTGTAAAAGGTTGTCGGTCTTGGTGGTTTTGGGCTCTCTTTGCCGGACTTGGCTCCTGAACCAAAATATTCTTTGTTGTACTTGGTGCTTTTTTTCTGCTTCCTTAAATATGTTActatttgttgatatttactatttttgtaatgttgATTTGTATAAGCGTTTTCTAAATCCACAATCTTctgtaatagttatttaaaataattttttttgtctacaattttagtatttaaattctatgatattaaataatagatgactctacaaatataataattatgaaatataaactatataattttGTCTAAGGTTCCATATATATCATAGGGGCTAAATAGCTccggaaagaaagaaataaaaagaaaacactcTAATATTCATGCTTTGGAGAAGTCAAGGGGAACAAAGTCAACAGCACAGGCGGCTCCACCTTCCCTGGCGAAGCATGCAAGTAAAAACGCTTCTCCGCAATGGCCCTCTCCTCCTCCGACAGCGGCGACTCCGTCCCTACCCGGCGGCAGACCATCCCGTCACACCCGAGAGGAGTCGTGGGGCTCTCCACCGGCGGAGAATTAAGCGTATTCGATCGAGTCTTCCCCGGAGAGTTCCCAGTCGGTTTCACGGAAAGTTTGATCATCTCGAGATCACGAACGGAGTGCTTCCTCCGGTCTTGCAGCTTGTAGGGCGACCGCCGGGTGTCTGCGAGCTTGGAGCGGAGTTTGAGGGCTGAACCACCGCAGGGTGCGCCGGTGAGCTTCTGAACTAGGTCCTTGAAGGTGACGGCGTCGGCCTGGACGTAAGTCGTCGGTGGTGGAGAAGAAACATCCGCATGCTTTTCCATTACTTAAATCTcgatatatgtatgtatatatgcatgaATAACCAAACAAACTAACACACACTAGAGCGTGTACAATGTTACTGGCTGGATATATACATACAGTTAAAAGAGAAGGAAGTTGTGGTTAGAAcacattcttgaaaatgaCTTGAAACATTTGTTTACGTGGTCTTTAGAACCGCGTAAAGAATGTCACTTTAATGAACTTGTCGTACGTAAGAAAATCGTGTTTGCTACACAAATGTTTTGTGGAAAATTGCTTTTACACTGATCCTAGTCCAATTAATTAACAGAAACTATGTTGACCAtctctaattttgttttttaataaaattattcggttctatatgtatatgataCTTGAAATAATTGTCTCATAATGTGAACCCCAAGAATTCTATACtaatgttttcttattttttagaataatatcattgaattttgaacCATGCATTGGCAGGTTGTGATATGCGTAAGAAAATAAGATTGTTTGTGAATTCTTTAATTCTAATGAAAATTAAGGAGTTCatattctttaattctttaatttcttttatttataaaaatcttttaaacACTTGGCGGCCTGTATATGTTAATTGGAACAAAAGATATATAGTTcgatttgaaataaaagaaaaaatccatTCATGTATCGAGACGTTTGCCGGATtgcattttatgttatatgtcttgttgtattttctatttcatttaatatatatatatatatatatatatcatgtgtATAAAAACTTTCtcgatataaaaatatacaacatagttttaatttatatatgagatatatatatgttaaatgaaataaaaaatgatatcaatttgctttatttgttGCCATCAATGCATGCCAAACAAGATGAATGCAAAGCTACGTATTAGTCGTGTATGTCGGTGACAAAGAGCAATATCAACGGGCCCAAGTAAACTTTCAATTCAATCTAAGTGGGTTAGGCCTAGTAAACAAGCCCTAAGAgaataataaagataataataaatagacgTGGGTTCGTTCAAGTTATACCTCATTTATAGAGGGCTAACATTTACCTGAtagtaattttgaaattacttaCACAAGGTAATAAACAATTTATACAATATctcatatattattgaaaatatatttatataataatttatgtaataaataattttattgactcGTTAAAcataaagataatatttttctgtcaaaataaaaaaattgattcaaaaaatcaaatgggctaatgtatttaattagtacATTTACCATTATTTATTCAGTACTTagttaagaaattattttgaattaataaaaataattaaatatcaaagtaattatttttttcttatcgtgcatacataattatttatcaatactAGATACAAAAagtacttaaatttttaataacaatcaaagttaaatattaaactaatacaagacaaaaaaatttaaaaagaaaaggagagaaaGAGAACGCTGATTCCCAACATGTTGGAAATAGATAATACCGTATCGAGGAGAGGGAATGGTTAATCCCTTATCTAAGGGAATGAGAATTCCCATGATTGTAAGTGGCTCACCTGAAAAGGCCACATTAGATCAGTGAAGTGGCTCACCGGAAAAACGGAAAGCTTAAAGTGAAAATGAGAATTGAGTTATAGAACCATATTGTGAagaaaattcacaatttttgAGTCGTATTCAAGGACAAGAAGTATTTGCAGAGCTTCTtaggagttgttaattttacaTGCATCTTCATTAAgaatcttgcaagatacaggaAAAATTTCTGACCACTTTTGAAAGTAACGGAAAGCTCAAAGTGGAAATGAGAAGAAATCCACACGAAAAGAGTTTGCGAGCTGAACAGGTTTGCAATAACCTATCAAAGCTTGTTATACCAGAGGACGAgaatgaattggtagtctacacaGATGCCAATGGCTATAGATGGGCAGCAGTACTCGCGAAAAAGACAACTATAGGGGAAGAACGTTGTAGATATACAAGAGGAAAATTCTCATAataacaagccaaagtttggcacattaACCGGAAGGAATCCTTTGcagtttggaaggcttttaagaaatgaactttatttttacttgctaaaaaatttattttaaatattggtagtattaatattaaggctttcttaaaaaataaattagaaacaaagatagagaaagctcgtataaTCAGATGcaaattgaatttcaatattattattgtaatattgtcgttataaaatctcatgaaatgttcttgcagatttcctgaagAGAGATGAAGGCAtttgaagcaaactccattaTGTTGAGACTCAGGTACCTCCGAGAAAACCTCGAGAGCTTGACAAGAAGTTTGACAACCAACGGtgaatgcccaagttgccggatAAATCCAGTGAGTTGATCTAGACATAGTCCACGTCACCATAAGAAATTCCTTATTAGCGTCCACCTCGCTATGGATGATTGACGAGAATCAATTCGGAAGACATCACCctcggggatgactcacgagttaaGGGAGTATGACCCTAAATGCCATTGGAGTGCAGGATTCTAGATCTGTAACATtggattcaagtaccgattgcacaatGTCATCACTAGACTCTAATGAAACGACAACATTTGAGTCACATGAAGTGTCAACTCATGAAGATTAGCCTTAGCCTGATGGCATGCATTCctaaggttaatactaacgaattgatatcttcttctgcttggccGGACTATCAGAccatgtgggaaaaattaatttcccgcaaAGTAGTAAATTCGGACAAGACCATCATCAACAtccagaaaatataatagggtctggatgttagagggGTCCAAACTAGAAGATTTCAGAGAAtgatatgattttggagctctcgcttcagttcatactatgtcaccgaaattttttaaaaatttcaaaacttccaGAGTGGATTAGTGTGGCAATCTTTGTTTCATGGAAATAACCCACCTAAAGAGATGCgatattctgaaaataaaattcgtATAAGTGGCTTCAGAAACTGCAGGAAGagggtctcatccagcattttattttatgaagttGCAAAGGTCAGACTTGGTGGCTTTCAATAAATCAAAGCTGCCTCGAAAGAAGCTCTCCTAATATCAACTGTTAGTGAAGACGATATCTCTACTAGATTGTTCCTGTTAAAGTGAATAGAGTGTTTGTTGACATGCAGATTCAGTTGTCATCTTCAAGTTCCTCACAGCTTGATTCTAGTTTTGAAAATACCATTCAAGGTGCTGCT includes:
- the LOC105165085 gene encoding VQ motif-containing protein 31-like, coding for MEKHADVSSPPPTTYVQADAVTFKDLVQKLTGAPCGGSALKLRSKLADTRRSPYKLQDRRKHSVRDLEMIKLSVKPTGNSPGKTRSNTLNSPPVESPTTPLGCDGMVCRRVGTESPLSEEERAIAEKRFYLHASPGKVEPPVLLTLFPLTSPKHEY